Proteins encoded by one window of Chondromyces crocatus:
- the tatC gene encoding twin-arginine translocase subunit TatC: MPTTTKPSGATSPPKIVPAQGTQPATPPLGGAPKVAALPAVAQRPAPKAPEENEEDDADGDKPMSFWEHMDELRSRLVRSLIAFFVATLVTWNYHQELMHLLSTPFKVAWAEQGLPGEGTLHFGAPAVPFAVYFKLSMIGGALVVSPYLFYQLWSFIAPGLYAREKKFVIPFVASSTILFVGGAVFAYYTAVPLSLSFFLGLSGQLGEGGITITPTVMMGDYVEYIGLILLGFGLVFELPLLLLFLSIAGVVNYLHLLRFGRWFVLVAFIVAAILTPPEVISQLVMAGPMCVLYLLSIGLVYLFGKPPTEEQKAEYRAARERDKAKAT; the protein is encoded by the coding sequence GTGCCGACCACGACCAAGCCTTCCGGCGCCACGAGCCCCCCGAAGATCGTCCCCGCCCAGGGGACCCAGCCCGCCACACCGCCGCTCGGCGGCGCGCCCAAGGTCGCCGCGCTGCCCGCCGTGGCGCAGCGCCCTGCCCCGAAGGCTCCCGAGGAGAACGAAGAGGACGACGCCGACGGCGACAAGCCCATGAGCTTCTGGGAGCACATGGACGAGCTGCGATCGCGCCTCGTCCGGAGCCTCATCGCGTTCTTCGTCGCCACGCTGGTGACGTGGAACTACCACCAGGAGCTGATGCACCTGCTCTCCACGCCCTTCAAGGTCGCGTGGGCCGAGCAAGGGCTCCCTGGTGAGGGCACGCTGCACTTCGGCGCGCCTGCCGTCCCCTTCGCCGTCTACTTCAAGCTCTCGATGATCGGCGGCGCGCTCGTCGTCTCGCCCTACCTCTTCTACCAGCTCTGGTCGTTCATCGCCCCGGGCCTGTATGCACGCGAGAAGAAGTTCGTCATCCCCTTCGTCGCCTCGTCCACGATCCTCTTCGTCGGCGGCGCCGTCTTCGCCTACTACACGGCCGTCCCCCTCTCCCTCAGCTTCTTTCTCGGCCTCTCCGGTCAGCTCGGCGAAGGTGGCATCACCATCACCCCCACCGTGATGATGGGTGATTACGTCGAGTACATCGGCCTGATCCTCCTCGGGTTCGGCCTCGTCTTCGAGCTGCCGCTCCTGCTGCTCTTCCTCTCCATCGCTGGCGTGGTGAACTACCTGCACCTCCTCCGCTTCGGCCGGTGGTTCGTGCTCGTGGCCTTCATCGTCGCCGCGATCCTGACGCCGCCCGAAGTCATCAGCCAGCTCGTGATGGCCGGACCGATGTGCGTCCTCTATCTCCTGTCGATCGGCCTCGTGTACCTCTTCGGCAAGCCGCCGACCGAGGAACAGAAAGCCGAGTACCGAGCCGCACGCGAGCGGGACAAGGCCAAGGCGACCTAG
- the lspA gene encoding signal peptidase II — MSDDATPREPQKADAGGATRPAPRHPGYLFLIILSAVTLVADLGTKEWARFRLGPPRPFVERKIEVLKGHFNLIYAENPGGAFGLLQDEHESLRRPFFVLISVAAVAFIVSLYRKTEPWQWTLKWGLPLVLGGALGNLADRIRHGIVVDFIQIHVTKTYTWPTFNVADIAIVVGVALMFIDMFIARKHRTTETSAQATEPRADAPGAPGAPAGVAVEQKPSADEG; from the coding sequence ATGTCCGACGACGCGACGCCGCGAGAGCCCCAGAAGGCCGACGCCGGGGGGGCGACCCGCCCCGCGCCCCGGCACCCGGGATACCTGTTCCTGATCATCCTCTCTGCCGTCACCCTGGTGGCCGACCTCGGCACCAAGGAGTGGGCGAGGTTCCGGCTCGGACCGCCGAGACCGTTCGTGGAGCGGAAGATCGAGGTGCTCAAGGGGCACTTCAACCTGATCTACGCGGAGAACCCAGGCGGCGCGTTCGGTCTGCTCCAGGACGAGCACGAGTCGCTGCGCCGGCCGTTCTTCGTCCTGATCTCGGTGGCCGCGGTGGCGTTCATCGTCTCGCTGTACCGGAAGACGGAGCCCTGGCAGTGGACGCTGAAGTGGGGCCTCCCGCTGGTGCTCGGCGGCGCGCTGGGGAACCTGGCCGACCGGATCCGTCACGGGATCGTGGTCGATTTCATCCAGATCCACGTGACGAAGACATACACCTGGCCGACGTTCAACGTGGCGGACATCGCCATCGTTGTCGGTGTGGCGCTGATGTTCATCGACATGTTCATCGCGCGGAAGCACCGCACGACGGAGACCTCGGCGCAGGCGACGGAGCCGCGCGCGGATGCGCCGGGAGCGCCGGGAGCGCCGGCCGGGGTGGCCGTGGAGCAGAAGCCGTCGGCGGACGAAGGCTGA
- a CDS encoding prolipoprotein diacylglyceryl transferase yields MRPELFRIDTIEWGEVGFPAYFLLLVSGFLLATAIGAMWARRIGKDPDVVVDLGLACILAGVIGGRLLHVIADGYFWDYVHLCTDPSLVDWKLERAVCGSTRYPGVWDEVKGVCHPTNRDCFAWAKFWAGGLTYYGGFIGASAAAWWLLKRDRFPFWKAADMAGFAIPLGLGFGRMGCLLAGCCFGLRTEGPFGLSFPPGSPASEAQWKLQELSAARLPSHPVHPTQIYESAVSFAIAAVCLLWVHGRKRYDGQVFVTFLALYALGRFALEFLRADDRGGLLGLSTSQLIGLGLVGVALLIHRRLSAKREARVATAAA; encoded by the coding sequence ATGCGCCCCGAGCTGTTCCGGATCGACACCATCGAGTGGGGGGAAGTCGGCTTCCCCGCCTACTTCCTGTTGCTCGTCTCGGGGTTCCTGCTCGCCACGGCGATCGGGGCGATGTGGGCGCGGCGGATCGGGAAGGATCCCGACGTGGTGGTCGATCTGGGGCTGGCTTGCATCCTGGCCGGCGTGATCGGTGGGCGCTTGCTCCACGTGATCGCGGACGGGTACTTCTGGGACTACGTCCACCTCTGCACGGATCCTTCGCTGGTCGACTGGAAGCTGGAGCGCGCGGTCTGCGGGTCGACGCGCTATCCCGGCGTATGGGACGAGGTGAAGGGGGTGTGTCACCCGACGAACCGGGACTGCTTCGCCTGGGCGAAGTTCTGGGCGGGCGGGTTGACGTACTACGGCGGGTTCATCGGGGCGTCCGCGGCGGCGTGGTGGCTGCTCAAGCGGGACAGGTTCCCGTTCTGGAAAGCGGCCGACATGGCAGGCTTCGCCATCCCGCTCGGCCTGGGCTTCGGTCGGATGGGCTGCCTCCTGGCCGGGTGCTGCTTCGGGCTGCGGACCGAGGGGCCGTTCGGGCTCTCGTTCCCCCCGGGGAGCCCCGCGAGCGAGGCGCAGTGGAAGCTCCAGGAGCTCTCTGCGGCGCGGTTGCCGTCGCACCCGGTGCACCCGACGCAGATCTACGAGTCAGCGGTGTCGTTCGCCATCGCGGCGGTGTGCCTGCTGTGGGTTCACGGGCGGAAGCGGTACGACGGCCAGGTGTTCGTGACGTTCCTGGCGCTGTACGCGCTGGGGCGGTTCGCGCTGGAGTTCTTGCGGGCCGACGATCGTGGAGGTCTCCTCGGGCTGTCGACGTCGCAGCTCATCGGGCTGGGGCTCGTCGGGGTGGCGCTGCTGATCCACCGGCGCCTGTCCGCGAAGCGAGAGGCTCGCGTCGCCACCGCAGCAGCCTGA
- the tatB gene encoding Sec-independent protein translocase protein TatB: MFGFSFGEILVLVIVGIVVVGPRKLPQMMRTLGQWVSKIRRMSTDLRAQSGIDDLIRQEGLERELRELRSLSRVNVIETLVNPVSGAATAGAVASAAPRLPTPAAPPIHDATTYEDDDDEDDGIKPIREREYPALGCDAYGAFPDDAEPYTGAFGEASPPAPAAPPLQADAGTAATTDENAAAAPTPSTTAAPDRATT, from the coding sequence GTGTTCGGCTTCAGTTTCGGCGAGATCCTGGTGCTCGTCATCGTGGGCATCGTCGTCGTGGGTCCGCGCAAGCTCCCCCAGATGATGCGCACCCTCGGCCAGTGGGTCTCCAAGATCCGCCGGATGAGCACCGATCTCCGCGCGCAGAGCGGCATCGACGACCTCATCCGACAGGAAGGCCTGGAGCGCGAGCTGCGCGAGCTGCGCTCCTTGTCGCGGGTGAACGTCATCGAGACGCTGGTCAACCCGGTGAGCGGTGCGGCGACGGCCGGGGCCGTGGCGAGCGCGGCCCCCCGGCTGCCCACCCCGGCTGCCCCCCCGATCCACGACGCCACCACGTACGAAGACGACGACGACGAAGACGACGGCATCAAGCCGATCCGCGAGCGGGAGTACCCCGCCCTCGGCTGCGATGCCTACGGCGCCTTCCCGGACGACGCCGAGCCGTACACCGGCGCGTTCGGTGAGGCATCACCGCCTGCCCCTGCAGCGCCGCCTCTCCAGGCCGACGCGGGCACCGCGGCGACGACGGACGAGAATGCCGCTGCGGCGCCCACCCCCAGCACCACCGCCGCACCGGACAGGGCAACGACGTGA
- the lspA gene encoding signal peptidase II has translation MSTEPDVRESAERPGGALHFTAEPSAPAGPAGLLPGASSVGESEVGGLDDDELPPGERASTLFLVIVAGLSAVADLATKAWAQAQLAGADGRRPVGKSITVIENYVDFIFAQNPGGAWSFARSLPEGLRRPFFLFVSAAAIVFILAIYRRVHRSQTAMKWGLPLALGGAIGNLVDRMRFGWVIDFIDVYVSRGGREHHWPTFNVADVAIVVGVVLMGLNMFTATRRARAEEAAAQPVLAPEPALEGAAGQGSPSPAVVSTERASGTVEREAPPEPPAAA, from the coding sequence CTCCACTTCACGGCCGAGCCGAGCGCGCCTGCGGGCCCTGCCGGCCTGCTCCCTGGAGCTTCGTCGGTCGGTGAGTCCGAGGTCGGGGGGCTGGACGACGACGAGCTTCCGCCGGGGGAGCGGGCGTCGACGCTGTTCCTCGTGATCGTCGCTGGGCTCTCCGCCGTCGCGGATCTCGCGACCAAGGCGTGGGCCCAGGCGCAGCTCGCCGGGGCCGACGGCCGACGACCCGTGGGCAAGAGCATCACGGTCATCGAGAACTACGTCGACTTCATCTTCGCGCAGAACCCCGGCGGGGCCTGGAGCTTCGCCCGGAGCTTGCCCGAGGGGCTGCGGAGGCCGTTCTTCCTGTTCGTCTCGGCCGCGGCGATCGTGTTCATTCTGGCGATTTACCGGCGCGTCCACCGCAGCCAGACGGCGATGAAGTGGGGGCTGCCGCTCGCCCTGGGCGGCGCGATCGGCAACCTGGTCGATCGGATGCGCTTCGGCTGGGTGATCGATTTCATCGATGTGTACGTCTCGCGCGGTGGGCGTGAGCATCACTGGCCGACCTTCAACGTCGCCGACGTGGCGATCGTGGTGGGCGTCGTGCTGATGGGGCTCAACATGTTCACCGCGACCCGGCGCGCACGCGCCGAGGAAGCGGCGGCACAGCCAGTGCTGGCCCCGGAACCGGCGCTGGAGGGGGCGGCCGGGCAAGGGAGCCCGAGTCCTGCCGTCGTGAGCACCGAGAGGGCCTCCGGGACGGTCGAGCGGGAGGCGCCGCCAGAGCCCCCGGCCGCCGCGTAG